A single genomic interval of Candidatus Eisenbacteria bacterium harbors:
- a CDS encoding pyridoxal-phosphate dependent enzyme encodes MDIIGPIDQAVRRNTVRRCRERGIRIPTLAEMRNPERIPVSVRERLPKVGLDDIDPANLYRITWKNDPKTGLFGEGNWIEFPEALTGVRARIVGLVGRWFPTGSHKVGAGFGCLVPRLVNGSFDPTRQKAVWPSTGNYCRGGAFDCALLACDAVAILPEGMSRERFDWLRSIGAEVIATPGSESNVKEIFDKCKEIRATRPDCVIFNQFDEFGNSIWHYHQTGPFAEETFRRVGGPRARLAAFVSATGSAGTIAAGDYLRTRFPGLRIVAAEALQCPTLLENGFGEHGIEGIGDKHVPWIHNVRNTDLVSAIDDAACLALLRLFNEPEGAKFLIREGVSEDPVRALPLLGISSICNLVAAIKTARYYEMDERDVLVIPLTDSSELYYSRLQEMRERWGELGAGEAARISARYLQGIGVDHMRELGTHDRKRIHNLKYFTWVEQQGKTAEDLRRLWDPDFWSEIYAFADAWDRAIEAFNEETGIG; translated from the coding sequence GTGGACATCATCGGCCCGATCGACCAAGCGGTGCGCAGGAACACGGTGCGGAGATGCCGCGAGAGGGGAATCCGCATACCGACTCTCGCGGAGATGCGGAATCCGGAGAGGATTCCGGTCTCAGTGCGCGAGAGGCTTCCGAAGGTCGGGCTCGACGACATCGATCCGGCGAACCTCTACCGCATCACGTGGAAGAACGATCCGAAGACGGGGCTTTTCGGTGAGGGGAACTGGATCGAGTTTCCGGAGGCGCTCACCGGGGTTCGGGCGCGCATCGTCGGTCTCGTCGGGCGCTGGTTTCCCACCGGTTCGCACAAGGTCGGCGCCGGTTTCGGATGCCTCGTCCCTCGCCTCGTGAACGGCTCCTTCGATCCGACAAGGCAGAAGGCGGTTTGGCCGTCGACCGGGAACTACTGCCGCGGAGGGGCGTTCGACTGCGCGCTTCTGGCGTGCGACGCCGTCGCGATTCTCCCCGAGGGGATGAGCCGCGAGCGCTTCGATTGGCTCCGCTCGATCGGAGCGGAGGTGATCGCGACCCCGGGTTCCGAGTCGAACGTCAAGGAGATCTTCGACAAGTGCAAGGAGATCCGCGCGACGAGGCCCGATTGCGTGATCTTCAACCAGTTCGATGAGTTCGGGAACTCGATCTGGCACTACCACCAGACCGGCCCGTTCGCGGAAGAGACGTTCCGCCGCGTCGGCGGCCCGCGCGCGCGTCTCGCGGCGTTCGTCAGCGCGACCGGCTCCGCCGGGACGATCGCCGCGGGGGATTACCTCCGCACGCGGTTCCCCGGCCTTCGCATCGTCGCCGCGGAGGCGCTCCAGTGCCCCACCCTCCTCGAGAACGGGTTCGGCGAGCACGGCATCGAGGGGATCGGGGACAAGCACGTTCCGTGGATCCACAACGTGCGGAACACCGACCTCGTCTCCGCGATCGACGACGCGGCGTGCCTCGCGCTTCTGCGTCTTTTCAACGAACCGGAGGGCGCAAAATTCTTGATTCGTGAAGGAGTTTCCGAGGATCCGGTCCGCGCGCTTCCGCTCCTCGGGATCTCGAGCATCTGCAATCTCGTCGCAGCGATCAAGACCGCTCGGTACTACGAGATGGACGAACGGGACGTCCTCGTGATCCCCCTCACCGACTCCTCGGAGCTTTATTATTCGCGGCTTCAGGAGATGCGGGAGCGATGGGGCGAGCTCGGAGCGGGCGAGGCGGCGCGGATCTCCGCGAGGTATCTCCAGGGGATCGGCGTGGATCACATGCGGGAGCTCGGCACCCACGACCGGAAGCGCATCCACAACCTCAAGTATTTCACGTGGGTGGAGCAGCAGGGGAAGACCGCCGAGGATCTTCGGCGCCTCTGGGACCCGGACTTCTGGAGCGAAATCTACGCCTTCGCCGATGCCTGGGACCGGGCGATCGAGGCGTTCAACGAGGAGACCGGGATCGGGTAG
- a CDS encoding matrixin family metalloprotease produces MKLVSKRRTGLFLGAAALLAVPVFLLLPGDQAPPSAEFADLWNSQDPFDRIVKEATIVCVNQIASGLSCIEGPGVSLCLHPDTDPATAEEILRNLPTYVPSLAMGKETYNNAGRWTYTATDGSTGTEGNPITLTWSFVPDGTNADGGPSNLFAVFNAVWGSTGWQTKIRNAFDKWDDVLGTTYIEVSDDGASLPNSPGALGLRGDVRLSGRSIDGSGNVLAYNYYPNGGDMVLDTDDVYYYYVPTGNFANLRNVVMHEHGHGMGLGHVIPEDCTKLMEAYACGAIFIGPQDDDIRGGQRLYGDKRENDDTPATANALGALVDTMVVDTLSIDRNTDVDWFLFNASGALTVWVDPIGSGYNIGNEGGGQSWIATDSILDLDFCLYNGTGTVLLDSVYAVGKGGTEVLTDFPLPSAGDYMIKVFRKAGSGSQIQRYKMTLIRSTSTDVALAEDRVPAPSSLDLSIAPNPFNPTTTVKFFAPKAGPYTVEIFDVTGRLTRVLDGRSSSAGWTEVPWDGRGEDGAAAASGLYLVRATSGGRSETERALLVR; encoded by the coding sequence ATGAAGCTCGTCAGCAAACGTCGGACCGGCCTGTTCCTCGGAGCGGCCGCCCTCCTCGCGGTTCCCGTCTTCCTGTTGCTTCCGGGCGACCAGGCGCCGCCGTCCGCGGAGTTCGCCGATCTTTGGAACTCGCAGGACCCGTTCGATCGGATCGTGAAGGAAGCGACGATCGTCTGCGTGAACCAGATCGCGAGCGGTCTCTCGTGCATCGAGGGCCCCGGGGTCTCGCTCTGTTTGCATCCGGACACCGACCCGGCGACGGCCGAGGAGATCCTGCGCAATCTTCCGACGTACGTCCCTTCTCTCGCGATGGGAAAGGAGACTTACAATAACGCGGGGCGCTGGACGTACACCGCGACCGATGGGAGCACGGGAACCGAGGGGAACCCGATCACGCTGACCTGGAGTTTCGTCCCCGACGGGACGAACGCGGACGGCGGTCCGAGCAATCTCTTCGCGGTCTTCAACGCGGTCTGGGGGAGCACGGGCTGGCAGACGAAGATCCGGAACGCCTTCGACAAGTGGGATGACGTGCTCGGCACGACCTACATCGAGGTTTCGGACGACGGCGCCTCTCTCCCGAACTCGCCCGGCGCCCTCGGCCTCCGCGGCGACGTTCGGCTTTCCGGCCGTTCGATCGACGGCTCGGGGAATGTCCTCGCCTACAACTACTACCCGAACGGCGGCGACATGGTCCTCGACACGGACGACGTGTACTACTACTACGTCCCGACCGGGAACTTCGCCAACTTGAGAAACGTCGTGATGCACGAGCACGGCCACGGGATGGGGCTCGGGCACGTGATTCCCGAAGACTGCACGAAGCTGATGGAGGCGTACGCCTGCGGAGCGATCTTCATCGGACCGCAAGACGACGACATCCGCGGCGGACAGAGGCTCTACGGCGACAAGCGGGAGAACGACGATACGCCCGCGACGGCGAACGCCCTCGGCGCGCTCGTCGACACGATGGTCGTCGACACGCTCTCGATCGATCGCAACACCGACGTCGACTGGTTCCTCTTCAACGCGAGCGGCGCCCTGACGGTTTGGGTCGACCCGATCGGCTCGGGCTACAATATCGGGAACGAGGGTGGAGGCCAGAGCTGGATCGCCACCGATTCGATCCTGGATCTGGACTTCTGCCTCTACAACGGAACCGGGACGGTCCTCCTCGACAGCGTCTACGCGGTGGGGAAGGGAGGGACCGAGGTTCTCACCGACTTCCCGCTCCCTTCAGCAGGCGACTACATGATCAAGGTCTTCCGGAAGGCGGGATCGGGGAGCCAGATCCAGCGGTACAAGATGACCCTCATCCGCTCGACGAGCACCGACGTGGCGCTCGCCGAGGATCGGGTTCCGGCCCCCTCGTCGCTCGACCTCTCGATCGCACCGAACCCGTTCAACCCGACCACGACGGTGAAGTTCTTCGCTCCCAAGGCAGGGCCTTACACGGTGGAGATCTTCGACGTGACCGGCCGTCTCACGCGCGTTCTTGATGGACGCTCCTCGAGCGCGGGGTGGACGGAAGTCCCGTGGGACGGCAGGGGCGAGGACGGCGCCGCCGCGGCAAGCGGCCTGTACCTCGTGCGCGCGACATCCGGCGGCCGGAGCGAAACGGAGCGCGCGCTTCTCGTCCGATAG
- a CDS encoding glyceraldehyde-3-phosphate dehydrogenase produces the protein MGGPASARAEGRRSLRGRKVLGINSLGRIGKLTLWHHVGRKHFDAIVVNQGREVGKDLEGFCHTIEKDSTYGPLHYFLHGRKGEPCVKIEDRGKSLLRIDGMPVAVLRKERNPANIPWREHGARVVVDCTGKFNDPNRGEDEDKGSLRGHFAGGAEKVLNSADFKTKKGEATKDDAVVLIYGVNHEAYDPARHHLISAASCTTTALAHMMKTLIDAYSVRTILTASMSTIHAVTNTQAVLDNVPKADAKDLRKTRSILNNIILTSTNAAAALEKVIPVVREIGFMADSVRVPTTTASLIILNVTLRSELDEEGQPIFNREALLDLYRRASEKQQKGLLKLSMDQNVSTDMIGEDAAVVIEGFETHTRTGFVHIDMESLPGMKPEVLRMLPEKVVRIPVTHAKIFGWYDNEYGSYTNRLADLTVHVADRMD, from the coding sequence ATGGGCGGCCCGGCGTCCGCCCGCGCGGAAGGGAGGCGCTCGTTGCGAGGAAGAAAGGTGCTCGGGATCAACTCTCTCGGTCGAATCGGCAAGTTGACGTTGTGGCACCACGTGGGACGGAAGCACTTCGACGCGATCGTCGTGAACCAGGGGCGGGAGGTCGGAAAGGACCTCGAGGGCTTCTGCCACACGATCGAGAAGGACTCGACCTACGGACCGCTCCACTACTTCCTTCATGGGCGAAAGGGCGAGCCGTGCGTGAAGATCGAGGATCGGGGGAAGTCGCTGCTTCGCATAGACGGCATGCCGGTCGCGGTACTCCGAAAAGAGAGGAACCCCGCCAACATCCCCTGGCGGGAGCACGGGGCGCGCGTCGTCGTCGACTGCACGGGGAAGTTCAACGATCCGAACCGCGGGGAGGACGAAGATAAGGGGTCGCTCCGGGGTCACTTCGCAGGCGGCGCGGAGAAGGTCCTGAACAGCGCCGACTTCAAGACGAAGAAGGGGGAGGCGACAAAGGACGACGCCGTGGTTCTCATCTACGGGGTGAACCACGAGGCGTATGACCCGGCGAGGCACCACCTGATCTCCGCCGCGTCCTGCACGACGACCGCGCTCGCCCACATGATGAAGACCTTGATCGATGCTTACTCGGTCCGGACGATTCTCACCGCGTCGATGTCGACGATCCACGCCGTGACGAACACGCAAGCGGTGCTCGACAACGTGCCGAAGGCGGACGCGAAGGACCTCAGAAAGACGCGAAGCATCCTGAACAACATCATCCTGACCTCGACGAACGCCGCCGCCGCGCTGGAAAAGGTGATCCCCGTCGTGCGCGAGATCGGCTTTATGGCGGATTCGGTGCGGGTGCCGACGACGACCGCCTCGCTCATCATCTTGAACGTGACCTTGCGCTCGGAACTGGACGAGGAGGGACAGCCGATCTTCAACCGCGAGGCGCTTCTCGATCTGTATCGGCGCGCGTCGGAGAAGCAGCAGAAGGGGCTCCTCAAGCTCTCGATGGATCAGAACGTCTCGACCGACATGATCGGAGAGGACGCGGCGGTCGTCATCGAGGGGTTCGAGACGCACACGAGGACCGGCTTCGTGCACATCGACATGGAGAGTCTCCCCGGCATGAAACCCGAGGTCCTGCGGATGCTTCCGGAGAAGGTCGTCCGGATTCCCGTGACCCACGCGAAGATCTTCGGGTGGTACGACAACGAGTACGGGAGCTACACGAACCGGCTCGCGGACCTCACGGTCCACGTGGCGGATCGGATGGACTGA
- a CDS encoding Rdx family protein — protein sequence MAKRIEKELGIKPKLIEGSGGIFDIHADEKEIYAKSKTGSFPSDEDVIARLKRVKVG from the coding sequence CTGGCGAAGCGCATCGAGAAGGAACTCGGAATCAAGCCGAAGCTGATCGAGGGGAGCGGCGGGATCTTCGACATCCACGCCGACGAGAAGGAGATCTACGCGAAGTCGAAGACCGGAAGCTTTCCTAGCGACGAGGACGTGATCGCGCGCCTGAAGCGCGTGAAGGTCGGGTAG
- a CDS encoding GAF domain-containing protein: protein MSHRILQKANRPISRSDFLHEVIRSLIDFSGCGEVELWLGEDGSHVSGESQRGAGESFRIHMAPLRKEHRAFFAGSVFWTGDAEADLAEAGKEDEKARIRRFASGGRFRSIAIVPLPVADKDTGFLVLKSERGGFFDQETVDLYTRFARNLGIALAGQRTQAALRERLKELTCLYAIANLAATPGISLADILRGIVDLLPPAWQYPVIAFARVVLDGRVYFTPGFPEEGQSLTASIMIGGQSRGFVQVAYAVRKPELDEGPFLREERVLIDAVARQTALIVERKQAEEERTKLHEQLRHADRLATIGQLAAHVAHELNEPLGNILGLAQLAEKSAALPSDLAGDLRKIVDACLHSREVIRKLMTFARQTPVTSGRVDLNEVVEKGLYFLEARCSKAGVELVRELAPNLPRIEADPAQMSQILVNLVVNALQAMPDGGRLTVRTLNEGDQVRLVVEDTGIGMSEETMEKIFIPFFTTKDVDEGTGLGLPVVQGIVAGHQGRIDVFSRVGEGSRFEVRLPAARPEPPREDA, encoded by the coding sequence TTGTCGCATCGAATTCTTCAGAAGGCGAACCGCCCGATCTCGAGGAGCGATTTCCTTCACGAAGTGATCCGGAGCCTGATCGACTTCTCCGGATGCGGAGAGGTCGAGTTGTGGCTCGGAGAGGACGGCAGCCACGTCTCCGGCGAGTCCCAGCGGGGAGCAGGGGAGTCGTTCCGGATTCACATGGCTCCTCTTCGCAAGGAGCATCGGGCGTTCTTCGCGGGGAGCGTCTTCTGGACCGGCGACGCGGAAGCGGATCTCGCCGAGGCGGGCAAGGAGGATGAGAAGGCGCGCATTCGCCGGTTCGCTTCGGGAGGCCGCTTCCGCTCGATCGCGATCGTTCCTCTTCCGGTCGCGGACAAGGACACCGGCTTCCTCGTCCTCAAGAGCGAGCGCGGGGGCTTCTTCGATCAAGAGACGGTCGACCTTTACACGCGCTTCGCGCGAAACCTCGGCATCGCCCTCGCCGGTCAGCGCACGCAGGCCGCGCTCAGGGAGCGGCTCAAGGAGCTGACCTGCCTCTACGCAATCGCGAATCTCGCCGCGACGCCCGGCATCTCGCTCGCGGACATCCTTCGGGGAATCGTCGATCTCCTTCCTCCCGCTTGGCAGTACCCGGTCATCGCGTTCGCTCGAGTCGTTCTGGACGGGCGCGTCTATTTCACCCCAGGGTTCCCCGAGGAAGGGCAGAGCCTGACCGCGTCGATCATGATCGGGGGGCAGAGCAGGGGCTTCGTGCAGGTCGCCTACGCGGTGAGGAAACCGGAGCTCGACGAAGGGCCTTTTCTTCGGGAGGAGCGCGTGCTGATCGACGCGGTGGCGCGGCAGACGGCGCTGATCGTCGAGCGCAAGCAGGCCGAGGAGGAAAGGACGAAGCTGCACGAGCAGCTTCGGCACGCGGACCGTCTGGCCACGATCGGACAGCTCGCGGCGCACGTGGCGCATGAGCTGAACGAGCCTCTCGGGAACATCCTGGGCCTCGCCCAGCTCGCGGAAAAGAGCGCGGCCCTTCCGAGCGATCTTGCGGGGGATCTCCGAAAGATCGTGGACGCGTGTCTTCATTCGAGGGAAGTGATTCGGAAGCTGATGACGTTCGCGCGACAGACGCCGGTCACGAGCGGAAGGGTCGACCTGAACGAAGTCGTCGAGAAGGGCCTCTACTTCCTCGAGGCGCGATGCTCGAAGGCCGGCGTGGAGCTCGTGCGCGAGCTTGCGCCGAATCTCCCTCGGATCGAGGCCGACCCCGCGCAGATGAGCCAGATTCTGGTCAACCTCGTGGTCAACGCGCTGCAGGCGATGCCGGACGGCGGCCGCTTGACGGTCCGCACGCTCAACGAAGGCGATCAAGTCCGCCTCGTCGTCGAGGACACCGGAATCGGAATGAGCGAGGAGACGATGGAGAAGATCTTCATCCCCTTCTTCACGACCAAGGATGTCGATGAGGGGACGGGACTCGGCCTGCCGGTCGTTCAAGGAATCGTGGCGGGCCATCAGGGCCGAATCGATGTCTTCAGCCGGGTGGGAGAAGGGTCCCGATTCGAGGTTCGTCTGCCGGCGGCGCGGCCGGAGCCCCCGAGGGAGGATGCGTAG
- a CDS encoding sigma-54-dependent Fis family transcriptional regulator: MPEPEKRETILVVDDSPVTVEVLGRNLAAQGYLVFSASGVEEAIRILEETPVDLVITDYKMPKITGTDLVRHVRENFADTEIVMITGYATVEGAVEAMKAGAAEYLAKPFTDEELLAAVRRGLDRLRTRKGVHAGGGAKPAGPQGLIGESEVMARVCHSIVKASRTPATVLIAGESGTGKELVARAIHYESPRASAPFVPVNCGGIPEGLLESELFGYVKGAFTGASESRAGFFATAEGGTIFLDEISETSASMQVKLLRVLQTKEICMVGTSRPRKVDVAIIAATNKNLLALVKKGSFREDLFYRLNVITITVPPLRERGDDILLLINHFGTKFSKELNQPVPRFTDGALRVMKRYHWPGNVRELENLVQRLVVMTEGDVIDVPVLPSYLRFSAVRGSGVDRTLAEVEAEHIRNVLASVGGNKTRAAEILGIDRKTLREKQKKHEAT; the protein is encoded by the coding sequence ATGCCGGAGCCGGAGAAGAGAGAGACGATTCTCGTGGTCGACGACTCGCCGGTCACGGTCGAGGTGCTCGGGAGAAACCTCGCCGCACAGGGTTACTTGGTCTTCTCGGCCTCGGGGGTCGAGGAGGCGATCCGGATTCTCGAGGAAACGCCCGTCGACCTCGTCATCACGGACTACAAAATGCCCAAGATCACCGGAACGGACCTTGTCCGGCACGTCCGGGAGAACTTCGCCGACACCGAGATCGTGATGATCACCGGATACGCCACGGTCGAGGGGGCGGTCGAGGCGATGAAGGCGGGGGCGGCCGAGTATCTCGCCAAGCCGTTCACCGACGAAGAGCTCCTCGCGGCCGTGCGCCGCGGGCTCGACCGGCTCCGCACGCGAAAGGGCGTGCATGCGGGCGGGGGCGCGAAGCCGGCCGGTCCCCAAGGGCTCATCGGGGAGTCGGAGGTGATGGCTCGGGTGTGCCACTCGATCGTTAAAGCCTCAAGGACCCCCGCGACGGTTCTCATCGCCGGAGAGAGCGGAACCGGGAAGGAGCTCGTCGCCCGGGCGATCCACTACGAGAGCCCGAGGGCCTCGGCGCCGTTCGTTCCGGTGAACTGCGGCGGGATCCCGGAAGGGCTCCTCGAGAGCGAGCTCTTCGGCTACGTGAAGGGAGCGTTCACGGGCGCGTCCGAGTCGCGGGCGGGTTTCTTCGCGACCGCCGAGGGAGGAACGATCTTTCTCGACGAGATCAGCGAGACGAGCGCGTCGATGCAGGTGAAGCTGCTCCGCGTGTTGCAGACCAAGGAGATCTGCATGGTCGGCACCAGCCGCCCGAGGAAGGTCGATGTCGCGATCATCGCGGCCACGAACAAGAACCTGCTCGCGCTGGTGAAGAAAGGTTCTTTCCGCGAGGATCTCTTCTACCGTCTGAACGTCATCACGATCACCGTTCCGCCGCTGCGCGAGAGAGGGGATGACATTCTTCTTCTCATCAACCATTTCGGCACAAAGTTCTCGAAGGAGTTGAACCAGCCGGTTCCGCGCTTCACCGACGGGGCGCTCCGCGTGATGAAGAGGTATCACTGGCCGGGGAACGTGCGGGAGCTGGAGAACCTCGTGCAACGGCTGGTGGTGATGACCGAGGGGGATGTGATCGACGTCCCCGTTCTCCCTTCCTATCTCCGATTCTCGGCGGTGCGCGGGTCCGGCGTGGATCGGACCCTGGCGGAGGTCGAGGCGGAGCATATCCGGAACGTCCTGGCGAGCGTCGGGGGAAACAAGACCCGAGCGGCGGAGATCCTCGGCATCGACCGCAAGACGCTGCGGGAGAAGCAGAAGAAGCACGAAGCCACGTAG
- a CDS encoding NAD(P)H-dependent oxidoreductase subunit E — MNRAEKGEEALLSDKMEGLCATCLHLETCEYLKSFGSPRFECDEFEGIHPSALAGIIDKFGSSHGGIISILEAVQAKYGYLPRHALNLTAERTGRPLVDIYGVATFYKSFSLKPRGKHLLSVCLGTACHVRGAQAVAREFEEHLNVKAGDTTADKEFTLHTVNCLGACALGPVAVVDGHYFSKVNASKVRSIIDKTKTGLDAVDAQTDIRVFPLETSCPRCNHSFMDPERLLDGHPSIRVTVAFADKHGWLRLSSLYGSYSVESEDPIPKDTIVNFFCPHCHAEIAGATLCTDCGAPMVAMIVRGGGMLQICSRRGCKNHMFDLI, encoded by the coding sequence ATGAACCGAGCGGAGAAAGGCGAGGAGGCGCTCCTTTCCGACAAGATGGAAGGGTTGTGCGCGACGTGTCTCCATCTGGAGACCTGCGAGTACTTGAAGTCGTTCGGTTCCCCGCGCTTCGAGTGCGACGAGTTCGAGGGGATTCACCCGAGCGCGCTCGCGGGGATCATCGACAAGTTCGGATCGTCGCACGGGGGGATCATCTCGATCCTCGAGGCGGTTCAGGCGAAGTACGGCTATCTTCCGCGGCACGCGCTCAACCTGACCGCCGAACGGACAGGCCGTCCCCTCGTCGACATCTACGGCGTGGCGACCTTCTACAAATCGTTCAGCCTGAAGCCGCGGGGGAAACACCTCCTTTCGGTCTGCCTCGGAACCGCGTGCCATGTGCGCGGCGCGCAGGCGGTCGCCCGGGAGTTCGAGGAGCATCTGAACGTCAAGGCCGGCGACACAACAGCGGACAAGGAGTTCACGCTCCATACGGTGAACTGTCTCGGGGCGTGCGCTCTCGGCCCGGTCGCCGTTGTCGACGGCCATTACTTCTCGAAGGTGAACGCGTCCAAGGTGCGGTCGATCATCGACAAGACCAAGACCGGTTTGGACGCGGTCGACGCCCAGACAGACATTCGCGTCTTCCCGCTCGAGACCAGCTGCCCGCGGTGCAACCACAGCTTCATGGATCCCGAGAGACTTCTCGACGGGCATCCGTCGATTCGAGTGACAGTGGCCTTCGCCGACAAGCATGGGTGGCTGAGGCTGTCGAGTCTCTACGGCAGCTACTCGGTCGAATCGGAGGACCCGATTCCGAAGGACACGATCGTGAACTTCTTCTGTCCGCATTGTCATGCGGAGATCGCGGGCGCGACGCTCTGCACGGATTGCGGCGCGCCGATGGTGGCGATGATCGTGCGCGGAGGCGGGATGCTCCAGATCTGTTCGCGCCGCGGCTGCAAGAACCATATGTTCGATCTGATCTGA